The genomic interval TTCCCGGGCCGCACCCTGCGCCCTCATCGCAGGACCGTGCGGCTGGTCGTGGCGCCGCGAGCGCCACCGGAACGGGGATCGCCTCGGCACTCAGCGGGGTCGTCACCCGTTACGGTCGCCGGCGCACCGCCGTCCGGCGCACAGCCCAGGGGATGCCGCCGAACGCGGCTGCGAGCAGCACGGCGGTGGCGAGGAGGGCGGGAGCGCGCCAGCTGTCCGGGGCGGGCGCATCGCTGAGAGTCGTGCGGTCGAGCGGGTACTCGAGCATCTTGCCGACGGACACGGCGATCTCCCGACTGGTGGTGCGCGCGAGCTGCTCGATCGCCGCATCGAACCCGCCGAACCCCGCGCGTCCGACGAGGCTGCCCGCGACGAGGGTCGCGGTGTCGGTGTCCTCGCCCGTCCGGCCGGTGCGGATCGTCAGGCCGTGGCGAGTGTGAACGGTTCCGGTGGCGGAGACGGCGTTCGTCGAGACCGCTTGCGAGTAGGTGTAGACCTCGAACAGTGCGGCGGCGTCGATCTCCCCCACGCCCTCGGGCAGTTCGACGGTGATCGTCGGGCGGGACCAGGGAAAGGCGGTGTTGAGGAGGACTCCCGCATCCTCGGTGCCGAACGACTGCGCCGGCATGCGCGTTGGTCCGTCGAGGGACCATCCCGGGTATGCGACCTCTGAGCCGACGCGCGTCGCCTCCGCCGGTCCGGCCATGTCGGCGATCACCTTGAGCGTTCCCGGGATGCCGGAGGTGACTCCACCGGTGGTGGTGATTCGCCCGTCCTGCACATAGCGCTCGCCGCGGACCCACGTCACCGCCGGGCGGGATTCCTCGAGGGCACCGATTCGCGACCAGTGCGAGGTCGCGGTGCTCCCGTCGAGGATGCCGGATGCGGCCAGCAGACGGGATCCTGCGCAGATGCCGAGCACCCGGGCGCCGGCGGCGTAGCGAGTGGCGATGAACTCACGGGCCGCTTGCTCTTCCGGGCCGTCGGGCAGGTTGACCGCGGGCACGACGATCAGATCCGGCGCGGGCGCGGCCCCGGACTCGACGTCTGCGAACGTGTGGTCGGGCGCGATGGCCATGCCACCGTCCAGGGCCGCGGGCTGAGTCGCCGCCGCGACCGTGTAGACGGTGAAGGCGGGCGAGCTGGTGAGCACTTCGTAGGGAGCCAGGGCGTCGGCGGCGTCGGTTCCCGACTGCCCGAGCACCACCGCGACGACGAGAGGCCGCAACTCGGCCGGCGCAGCCACGTGCTGTGCCGTAATCGGAACCGGTTCGGACGGTGAGATGGCGGCGGATGACGGCTGGCCGGACTGGACAATGCCGGCGACCACGATCGCTGCGAATGAGACAACCGCGATGACCGCCGACAGGGCGATCATTCCGATCCGGCGGAAGATGCGTGCCATGAGATTCTCCAAGTGGGTGGTGAGAGGACGGAATGCGACTCGACGAGACGGTGCGGAGTCGGTTCGCTTCGCCGACGGGCGACGCCGTCTGCGATCGTCCGCGCGATTCGCTCGTTGCTCTTGCAGCGCCCGAACGCGATCACGATCGCCGTGACGGCGGCGGTCGTGAACAGCCACAGCCACCGCATGTCGGCACTGCGTTGGGGTCGCACCTGGTCTCGATTCATCGTCAATTGGCGGGGGCATATTTCACGGTATGGACGGATACGAGCCGCACCTAGGACACGAAGTTGACGATCTCGGCCACGTGTCCGAGATCGTCAACTTCGTGTCCTAGGTGGGCCGGTCAACGGCTTCTAGCGTGAGTGCATCCGCACAAACATGCCGCGCTCCTCACGCCGCGGTATCCAAGGATCGGAGCCCGTTGTGACCACCACGTCGAATCTCATCGCCACCCTGACGACAGAGGATCGGGGGCAGAACGACCCGCTGGGCCGCGCTCCAGCACGCACGGCACGGATCGGATTCGTCCTGCTCGGTTCGCTCGCCGCCGGACTCGCCGCTGCCGTTCTCCTCGTCGTCGCCCCGTTCGGGCCGGCGACCCAGAGCGCCGTCACAGGTTCGGTGCTGTGCGGGTTCGCGCTCGGCTGGGCGATGCTGGCCATCCTTTCGGCCCGGCTCACCGACCAGCCCCAGCGATGGGCATTCGCGCCGGCACTGCTGATGGGTCTGAGCGGTGTTCTCCTCGTACTGTTCGGCTCCGCTGTGCAGCCGGTGCTCAACTGGATCTGGCCGCCTGTGATGCTGGCGCTGTCGATCTGGATCATCGTGCGCGCACGCCGAGCCCTGCGCGGCTCGCGGAATCGCTGGGGGCTCTACGCAGTCAGTGTCCTGCTCGCCGGCGCCTCGATCGGCGGCGGCTACCAGGCCATCGGTGAGGCTGCGGATGCGCAGGCGAACCCCATGCCGGGACAGCTGATCGATGTCGGCGATCACAGCCTGCACCTGTACTGCACGGGGTCCGGCAGCCCTACCGTCGTCATGGAAGCGGGCGGGGGCGCGATGTCGTCCGACCTCGGGCGGATCTCCGCAGCGGTGGCCGGCGACACTCGGGTGTGCGTCTACGACCGGGCAGGACGCGGGTGGAGCGAGTCCGCACAGACCTCCCCCCACGGAATCCAGATCGCGGCCGACCTTCACACCCTGCTTCAGCGCGCA from Microbacterium pumilum carries:
- a CDS encoding DJ-1/PfpI family protein; translated protein: MARIFRRIGMIALSAVIAVVSFAAIVVAGIVQSGQPSSAAISPSEPVPITAQHVAAPAELRPLVVAVVLGQSGTDAADALAPYEVLTSSPAFTVYTVAAATQPAALDGGMAIAPDHTFADVESGAAPAPDLIVVPAVNLPDGPEEQAAREFIATRYAAGARVLGICAGSRLLAASGILDGSTATSHWSRIGALEESRPAVTWVRGERYVQDGRITTTGGVTSGIPGTLKVIADMAGPAEATRVGSEVAYPGWSLDGPTRMPAQSFGTEDAGVLLNTAFPWSRPTITVELPEGVGEIDAAALFEVYTYSQAVSTNAVSATGTVHTRHGLTIRTGRTGEDTDTATLVAGSLVGRAGFGGFDAAIEQLARTTSREIAVSVGKMLEYPLDRTTLSDAPAPDSWRAPALLATAVLLAAAFGGIPWAVRRTAVRRRP
- a CDS encoding alpha/beta hydrolase; translation: MTTTSNLIATLTTEDRGQNDPLGRAPARTARIGFVLLGSLAAGLAAAVLLVVAPFGPATQSAVTGSVLCGFALGWAMLAILSARLTDQPQRWAFAPALLMGLSGVLLVLFGSAVQPVLNWIWPPVMLALSIWIIVRARRALRGSRNRWGLYAVSVLLAGASIGGGYQAIGEAADAQANPMPGQLIDVGDHSLHLYCTGSGSPTVVMEAGGGAMSSDLGRISAAVAGDTRVCVYDRAGRGWSESAQTSPHGIQIAADLHTLLQRAQVPGPYVLAGHSFGGLYVQTFAALYPSEVSGMVLIDSTAPNAAVPDYAVHPYVMDRVFALASASAQLGLGHLFGATARDLRSTIDEYADAGDAVKQAASLEDFGGKPLFVLTARLGNDPAWFVAQDQMAALSTDSVHRVIEDASHDGLVSDPDGAAATTQAILDVVASVRSGESLGT